TTGCGACGCGTAACTGTTGTAGAGATAGCGCATCCCGGTAGTACCGTCGCGATAACCGAACCATGCTAAAACCGCGATGAATAAAATCATTGCCGCGTATGCGAAGGTACGCGAGTTCTTGATGACCGCACCAGAAAACATAGCAATCCCGTAGCCCGAGAAAATCAAAAGCGGCAAACCGGGGTACATTAGGAAGCGCACTTCGAGTGTTGTATAATTGAGCCACACGAGAATTTCAAAAAACAGGATATAAAGTACTATCGTGGCGGTAAAAAGCCAGGTCGCGCGTGAACGATAGTTGCGGAGCGCAAGAAGGATGCAAACTGCGCCAAGCGGTGCAGAGGGAATGACGTTCGGATACCGAGTTATGAAAAACGCGCCACGATTCCAGAAATCGCCGGGCGCGAACACACGCAGCCAGATCGCAGCCATAGATTGCGCGCCGATAAATTGCAGTGCATTCCCGGTCGCCGCCCAGCCGACGACAACGAGTGTGAGCGGAAACGCAAGTGTGAGCGCGACACAGGCGACCCAATCATCGCGATGAAATTTACGTGCGCGCCAATCGCGAATTGCGAGCGCGCCGAACGTGAGCGCGATGAACACGACGCCTTCGTACCGCACGAGTGAGGCGAGTAACGCAAACAGCGCGGCGAGCCGATAGCGCGATTGCAACAACGCAAGCAAAACTGCGAGATACAACGCGAGGAACGTCGTCGAGGAAAGAATCGCGACGCTTTCCCAGAGGAACGTCGGCGCGAACGCGAGGAGAATCGCCGCTGCCCATGCCGCGATGTTGCCATACGCGCGACGCACCAACTCGAATATCACGATCACCGTGACACACGCGATTAGCGATGATGCGAGTCGCGCGACAAAATAAAAATCTATGGATGTTGGTGTAAGAACTCGCAAGACAACAAGCAAGAGCATGTAGAGCGGATGCAGGATAAAGCGGTCCACCAACTCGCGCGGAATTGCGCCCAGTCCTTGCGTTTGCCAAATCGTCAGTGTTCGCACCGCCTCAAAGCCGTCCTGTGACAACTCGATGTCGAACACGCGCAACAAGTACAAGCGCGGCGCAAGCGTGACGAGCGCGAGCGCAAGCCATTCCCAGTGTCGTTTGAGCGCGCGATAAAATTCCAGCATCGCGGCGCATTATACATGCAAAGCATAAAACGTAAAAAATGATTCCAGCACAAAAACAAATATCATTGTCATTGCGAGGAGCGCACTTTGCGACGAAGCAATCCCCGCCCCTTCCCTCACCTTCCCCCGTCAAAGACGGGGGAAGGCAGGGGTGGGGGTTCGCCTCGCTCGCAATGACAGCGCGTAAGAATTACGGTCTGCTCATAGTCCTCGCGCTGATGATCGCGTACAGTGCGTACTTTTCCGCGTACTCGATTCAACTGCACAACACGTTCCGCACGCACGCGTCCGACATGGGGCAGATGGACCAGGCATTGTGGAACACGTTGCACGGCAGAATTCTGCAAGACACGCGACCGAACGGACAAAATTTGCCGCGCCTCACCGATCACGTCGAACCGATTTTTCTCGTCCTGCCCATTGCGTTCTTGATTTACGATGGCATCGAAACACTTTTTGTTTTGCAATCTATCGCGATTGCGCTCGGCGCGTTGCCGATTTTCTGGATCGCGCGGCGACGCTTGCAAAGCGACTGGACAGGCGTCGCGTTCGCGGCGATGTACCTGATGTATCCCGCGCTCCAAGCCGCGAACCTCACCGAGTTTCACGCGATCACGTTTGCGCCCGCGCCGTTGATGTTCGCGTTCAACTACGGCGAGCAACGCGCGTGGAAACGGTACGTCTTGTTCTCGCTCGTCGCGCTCGCGGTGAAGGAAGAAGTCGCGCTGTTGGTGTTCGCGATGGCGGTGTGGTTTGGAATTCGGAATTCAAAATTCAAAATTCAAAATTCCAGCGCCAGATCACGAATTGCGAATTACGAATTACGAATTACGAATTACATACCGATCGCCATTACCGCCATCGCCCTTGCCTGGTTCCTCGTCGCCGTCTTTGTCATCGTGCCGCACTTTTCGCCGCGCGGCGAATCGGTGTACGTCGGACGGTACACCTGCGCGAGTCAAGCGATTCGCAATCCGCTCACCGCGATTCCCGATTTGGTTGGCTGTGTGCTCATCCCGGCAAAAATCGAGTACGTGATTGAACTGCTCGCGTCGGTCGGTTTCCTCGCGTTGCTCGACCCAATCACGCTGCTCGTCGGCGCGCCGTCGCTCGTGCTCAATTTACTGAGCAGTTACGCGGCGCAGTACTCGGGCGCGTACCACTATTCCGCGCCCGTCGCGCCGTACTTTGTGCTGGCAGCGATTGGCGGAGCGGCGAGAATTCAAAATTCAAAATTCAAAATTCAAAATTCTCTCGTCATTGGATTGGCATTTCTCATCGCGCTCGGCTATCACGCGCTCGCCGGTTACACTCCGATTGGCGGCGCATTTGTGTGGCACGAAGTCACGGAACATCAGCGCACCTTGTCGCGTTTTCTCAAACAGATTCCACCCGACGCGCGCGTGTCCACGACCTCGTCGCTTTTTCCACACCTGAGCCATCGCGAAAAGTTGTATCGCTTTCCGGCGATCCTCGACGCCGAGTACATTTTGCTCGACGTGTCGCAATCGAACATTACCAACCCGGTGGACTATCGCGAGAATTATCAGCGCGCACTCGATCAAGGTTTCGGCATTCGCGACGCGCTCGATGGGTACATCTTGTTGCAGCGTGGCGTCGCGCAGAAACAATTGCCGGAAGGATTTTACTTGTTCTTGCGCGAATGCAATTGCGCGTTGCCGCAAAATGTCGTCACGATTGATTTCGAAAACAAGGTGCGTTTGCTTGGGTACGATGTGTTGCAGGACGATTGGCAACGCGTCTACTTGCGAACGTACTGGGCGCGCTTATCCGGACTCGACAACAATTTCGCGCTGTTTCCATTTTTCCCGGACGAAGACGGCAATCCGCGCGCGGACGCGCAATTGCCGCCGTTGCTCGTGCACTTTTGGTATCCAACATTGCAGTGGCGACCGGACGAAGCGGTTATCGCGGACACGACGCCGATGGATGTCGGCGCGCGCGCGAAAATCGGCGTGGGCGTGTTTTTCGGCGCGACCTGGGACGCGCCGGAATTTGTGCTCAAGCCGCAAACCGATTTGCCAATTTCGGCGGATGGTCGCTGGGTGTTGCTCGGCGAACTCGTGCGCGATGGAAAAAAGTACAAGGTGGTCAAATGAATGTACAAATGATTTTGCTCGAATGCCTGTCCTGTGCTAAGATGCCGCCACGTTGGGAGTATGTCTTTGCGTCGCATCGCTCGATTGACCCCGCCTGAAATAATCATCCTCGTCGCGTTCGGACTGCGCGCGTTTCGTCTCGACTGGCAAAGTTTGTGGTACGACGAGGCGTTCAGCGTGTATCTCGCGCAGTTCAACCTCGCCGACATCACCGCGCGAACTGCCGTGGATATCCAGCCGCCGTTGTACTATTATCTTTTGCATTTCTGGATTTCGCTCGCGGGCGGCAGCGAATTTTCCGTCCGTTTCTTGTCGCTCGTCTTTGGCGTGTTGATGATTCCGTTGATGTTCGTCGCCGCGCGGCGTTTGTTTGATCGCAACGCTGCGTGGATTGCCGCGATCATCGCCGCGTTCTCGTCGCTCTATGTGTGGTACTCGCAAGAAGCGCGGATGTATACGTTGCTGACGTTCTTGTTGTTGTTGTCGAGTTATGCGCTGTGGAGGGAATGCGAAGGGAAGAAGGGAAATAAAGGAAATCAGAGAACTGAGGGAAATCAGGGAACTAGGGGAAATTGGGGAATTGTTTTTGCAGTTGCGAATGTCGCAGCGTGTTACACTCACTATTTCGCGTTTGTCATCGTCGCGTTCCAATTCCTATTTACCATTTACCATTTACTTTTCACGCATCACGTTTTACGCTTCGCGCGATACTTTGTCGCCATCTTCGCCGCGTTCCTCCCCTGGACGCCGTTCGTGCTCGCGCGCTTTGGACAGGACGCGAGTTATTGGCGCGGCGCGCTCAAACTCGACGAGGCATTGCGCCACATCGCCATCAGTTTCACCGTTGGCGAATCGGTGCTTGAGAACATCGCACAACCAATCGCGATGGGCTGGTTGATTGTTTTGATGATTGGTTTGGGCAGTTGGTTTCTGTATCGGCGGTCAGCGGTCGGTGGTCAGTGGTCGTCAATAATCTTTTCGATGTTGTACCTTGCCGTGCCACTCGTCCTGCTGCTATTTCTTTTCTCGCGCAATCCAAAATTCAACGCGCGCTATTTGATGATCGCGTCGCCCGCGTTCTTTCTCTTGCTCGCCGCCGGACTCGCGGCAGTTTTACGTATTTCGCAATTCGCTTTTTATTTTGACTTTCGGCTTTTTACTCCTAACCTCCGCCTATGCCGTGAACAATATCTACACCGACCCCGCATTCACCAAAACCGATTTTCGCGGTGTCGCTCGGTACATCGAAAAACACATTGCGCGCGACGAAGCGATCATTCTCACCAGCGGACACTTGTTTCCTGCGTTCAACTATTACTATCACGGCGACGCGCGCCAGATCCGCTTGCCCGATGAACCAACGCTCAACGCCGAGCGCGTCCTGGGTTACGATGCCGCGCGCACGCTGAATCAAACACTCGCCGGCGCGCGCGGTGTGTGGGTCGTCGAGTGGCAGAACGAAGTCGTTGACCCAAACGGATTCGTGCCGATGCTGTTGACCGCGCGCGGCAAAGAGCAGAAAATCGCAGACGCGAGTTTTTACCAGGTCAAGTTGCGCCATTGGTCGCTCGAGGCGAACGCGCGCTTTACCGACATGGCGCAACCTGGGACGCGGCGCGAGGCGAATTTCAAAGACAAGGTGAAATTGCTCGGGTTCGATGTGCCCGCGCCGACGCCGGCTGATGTTGGCGCATCCTTCAATTTGTACTGGCACGTGCTTGATACATTCGAGGACGATTACCTCGTCGCGTTGCGCGTGCGCGATGCCGCCGGAAATTTGTGGGGTAAGGTGGATCGTCGCCCGGCGGGATACAATTATCCGACGACGCATTGGAAAAAGGACGAGCAACTCTTTGGTGCGTACACCGCGCCATTGCTCGCGGGCACGCCAGCGGGTGAGTACTTTGTCGAAGTCACGTTCTATACGGCGAACAATCCATCCGGACTCGATGTACTCGCGCCGAATGGCGCACCGATGGGAAAGACAGTCCGCGTTGGACCGATTCCGGTTTTGCCGGCGACCCAACCTGCCATGCTTGCATCGCTGAACATTCAGAATACAATTAGCGAACCGCTCGGCGCGTTCACCCTGCTCGGTTATCAACTCGGACGCGACAAGGCGAGCGCGGGCGAATCTATCCCGATGACATTGTTCTGGCGCGCGGATGAAAAGCCGACAAGTGATTACACGTTCAAGATTCAATTCGGCGATGTGGCAGGCGACGCGTTTCCAATTTCCAATTTCCAATTTCCAACTTTTTCCTGGCGCGCCGGCGAAATCGTGCGCGGACAATATCAAGTTGCGATACCAGCAACCGCGCGTGATGGTGCAAACAATTTACGCGTGATCCTGCAAGATGGCAGGGGATTCGTAATTGGTAATTTGTTCCTCGCGCCGTTCACTATCGAGAAAACCGACCGCGTCTTTATCAAGCCGAACGCGCAATTCATTCAAGATGCGAATTTTGGCAATGCAATCGCTCTCGCCGGTTACCAATTACCACTTACCAATTACCGCCCCAGCGACACGCTGAAACTTACCTTGTTCTGGAACGCGCGCGCGAAGATGGACAAACCCTACACCGTGTTCGTGCATCTGCTCGACCAGGATAACAAGGTTGTCGCGCAACAAGACGCGCAACCGGCGAACGGCGCGCGTCCGACGACGGGCTGGATCGCCGGCGAGTACGTCGAAGATAATTACCAATTACCACTAACCAAGCTCCCACCAGGCATTTATCGTATTGAAATCGGTTGGTACGACGCACAAGATTTTTCGCGGCTCCAGGTGCTCGATGCGAACGGTATCCCGACTAGCGACCATATCATTCTGCAAACAAGTTTACTCGTGCAATAGTTGCGAACCGACAGCTGTCCTGCGTAACGTTTTGAGCTTTTGCGAACGCTCACTCATCGTTGCACTAATGGCGGTTCTAACCGCCAGCTCATCGTAGTGATCGTTGTTGAAAAACTCGGTTTTTACGCTCGAAAACGAAGATTCTGAAATAGCGGAAGGTGAAAAACCTTTACGATGAGCTGTCGGTTGCAAAGGTACGAAAGCTACACGATGAGCTGTCGGTAAAATCGTTACGATGAGCTGTCGGCTCGCAACTACTTGAATAGTTGAACTATGCAACTATCCACCCATCTAACCACCCAACTATGAAACCCAGCATTAGTGTTTTCTTTCCGTGCTACAACGACGCGGGCACGATTCCGACGATGGTCATTCGCGCGATTCAGACGTTGCGCGAGATCACCGACACGTACGAGGTCATCGTCGTCAACGACGCCAGCCCGGACGATTCCGCGCGCGTGCTCAATGAACTCTCGTGCATTTTGCCGCCGGAATTTCGACTCATCACGCATCCGGAAAATCGCGGGTATGGCGGCGTGTTGCGCACGGGGATTGCCGCCGCGAAAATGGATTGGATTTTCTACACCGACGGCGACGCGCAGTACGACGTGCGTGAGTTGAAACTGCTCGCCGAAAAAATCTCGGATGATGTGGATTTCATCAACGGTTGGAAAATCAAACGGCGCGATCCCTTGCATCGGATTTGGATTGGGATGGCGTACCAGTACTTTGTCAAGGTGATGTTCGGCTTGAAGATTCGCGACGTGGATTGCGATTTTCGTTTGATGCGCCGCGCGATCTTCGATGTGGTGCAACTCGAATCCGACACTGGCTCGATCACATTCGAGATGGTGAAAAAAGCGCAGGACGCCGGTTATCGTTTCGTCGAGGTGCCGGTGCGCCATTTTTACCGGCAGTACGGCGAATCCCAGTTTTTCAATTTCCCGCGTGTCGCGCGCACGCTCGTCGCGCTGATGCGTTGGTGGTGGCGACTCGTCGTCAAACAAGAAGCGGTGAAAGAGTATCGCGCGAAACGTGCAAGCCAAATGGTGGAGAGCAGGTAATGAAGGATATGCCACTCTTTGTAAGAACAAAACAAATTGAAAACCACTTCAGGGTTGACGCAAAGATTGTTTTGTATCACGGCGCGGTCGAAGATTTTCTTGTCACGTTGCCAGATGCTACAGCACAACTCATTATCACTTCACCACCATATAATTTGGGCAAAGAGTACGAAAGCCGCGTCTCAATCGAAAAATATCTTGAAACGCAATCCCAAGTCATTACTCAATTATGCCGCGTTCTTCGCGACGACGGGAGCATCTGTTGGCAAGTTGGCAATTTTGTCGAAGATGGCGAAGTATATCCGCTTGATATTTATTACTATGGCATTTTCAAAAAATTAGGGTTGGCTCTACGCAATAGAATCGTATGGCATTTTGAACACGGCTTGCACGCGTCAAAACGTTTTTCAGGACGATACGAAACGATTCTCTGGTTTACCAAAAGCGACAGATATGTTTTTAATCTAGATCCGGTTCGCGTCCCATCCAAGTATCCGGGCAAGCGTCATTTCAAAGGTCCGAACAAAGGCAAACCATCGGGTAATCCACTTGGAAAAAATCCTTCCGACATTTGGCAAGTTGTCGCGCAGGATTGGGAAGAAGAACTTTGGAATATCCCAAATGTCAAAGCGAATCATCCCGAAAAAACCATTCACCCGTGTCAATTCCCCATTGAACTAGTTGAACGTTGTGTTCTCGCGCTGACGAATGAAGGTGATTGGGTTTTCGATCCGTACGCCGGCGTTGGCTCAACGCTGATTGCCGCGATAAAACACAATCGTCGCGCGATGGGGAGCGAAAAAGAAAAGGAGTACGTGGATATTTCTCACGAACGCATAGCAGCGTATTTCAACGGTGAATTGAAAATTCGTCCGCTGGGCAAACCTGTTTTTGTACCAACAGGAACAGAGAAGGTTGCACAGATCCCTGATGAATGGAAAAACCTTGCCCACAAGAAACTCATGGAGAAGAAGTCAGCATATAAACGAGCAAGGCAAAAATAACTTGATTGGAATTTGCCAAGCAAAAACTCAAACGATTCACAAGGAGTCTGACGAGATGAAAATCGCACAGAAATATTCTCACTTGAATGGCGAAGAGTACTTGATCGTTCACCACAAAAAACTTTATGATGAAATAGTTCAAACCATCGAAAATGTTGACGCGAGAAAGGTCTTGACCAAGGTAAGTCAAGAAAAAACGATGCTCGGACAATTGCTTTACAGTCCTGTGGAACTCAACAAAGCATTTGATGACAAATTATCCAAACTCGGATGGAAAGAAAGTAGATATCAGTACTACGTCACAACTGACCCAAAATTGATGCAGACATTGATTCCACTTTCATATGCGGAGCAAAAGAAACTGCACGAGTCTCACGGAGTCAAAGACCCCATCTCATCTTACAAGCAAACAGATTTCGTGAAGGAACAGATTGCGATAGAAGTCCAATTTGGAAAATATGCTTTCGTCGCATTTGATCTTTTCGTGAAACATTTACTATTCTATTCTGGGGGATTAATCAATCTTGGCATCGAAGTATTGCCTACGAAGAAAATGCAAGCAAAAATGAGCAGCGGTATCGCTTACTTCGAAGGCGAGGTTTACAATATTTTGAGACATGGTCGCAATAATCCAGCCGTACCGCTGCTGATATTGGGCATTGAGCCACCAGAACTGAGCGAAGTCAAATAATGGATCGGCGAAGTGATCATTGATCGGCAACCTGTGATTGGATCTATGGACTATTCAACTACCCTGACTAACAAAGACTGCCTCATTACCGGCGGACTCGGCTTTGTCGGCTCGAACCTCGCGCGACGCTTGGTTGATCTCGGCGCGCGCGTCACGCTGGTGGACTCGCTCATCCCGGAGTACGGCGGCAACCTGTTCAACATCGCCGGCATCGAGGACAAGGTGCGCGTGAACATCGCCGACGTGCGCGATGAGTACTCGATGGACTATCTCGTGCAAGGACGCGATTATCTCTTCAATCTCGCCGGGCAAACCTCGCACCTCGATTCGATGCGCGATCCGTACACCGATCTCGAAATCAACTGCCGCGCGCAACTCTCGATCCTCGAAGCGTGCCGCAAACAGAACCCGCGCGTCAAGATCGTCTTCACCAGCACGCGCCAAATCTACGGCAAGCCGGATTATTTGCCGGTAGACGAACGTCATCTTTTGCATCCGACCGATGTGAACGGCATCAACAAGATGGCGGGTGAGTGGTATCACATCCTCTACAACAACGTCTACGGCATTCGCGCGGTGTCATTGCGAATGACGAACACGTACGGTCCACGGATGCGCGTCAAGGATGCGCGCCAGACGTTCCTCGGTGTTTGGATCAAACGATTGATTGACGGCGAGCCGATTGAAATCTGGGGTGATGGAATGCAGATTCGCGATTTCAACTACGTGGACGATTTTATTGACGCGATGCTTTTCGCCGCGACGACCGACGAGGTGAACGGACAGATTTTCAACCTGGGTAGCGAGGAGACGATCAACTTTCGTGACCTTGCTGAGTTGTGCATCGAGATCAATGGCGGCGGAAGTTACACGATCATTCCGTACCCTGCTGACCGCAAGCCGATTGATATTGGCGATTATTACGCCGACTATCGCAAGATTCGCGGTAAACTGGGTTGGACGCCGCGCGTGAACTTGCGCGCAGGACTCAAACGTACGCTCGATTTTTATCGCGAGCACAAAGAACGTTATTGGTAATTACCAACTACCAATTACTATTTCCTCCGGGGTGTTATGATTCCATTTTTCGATCTTACCAAACAGTACGCCTCGATCCAATCTGAACTTGACGATGCCGCGCTGCGCGTGATGAAGAGCGGCTGGTTCATTCTCGGACCCGAAGTCAGCGCATTCGAAAAAGAATTCGCCGAGTACATCGGTACGCACCACACGATTGGTGTCGGCTCGGGCACCGAAGCGATTCACCTGGCGTTGCTCGCGCTCGGCGTCGGCGCGGGCGACGAAGTGATCACCGTACCGAACACCGCGGTCGCCACCGTCGCGGCAATCGAACTGACTGGCGCGCGCGCGGTGCTGTGCGATGTACTCCAAGACACGATGTTGATGGATGTCGCCTCGCTCGAACGCGCGATCACACCGCGTACGAAAGCGATCATCCCTGTTCACCTGTTCGGGCAGAGTTGCGATCTCGATCCAATTTTCGAACTCGCGCGCGCCAAAAATATTCGCGTGCTCGAAGATTGCGCGCAGGCGCATGGCGCGACGTACCTCGGTAAACGCGTTGGCTCGCTGGGTGACATTGCCATATTCAGTTTCTACCCGACGAAAAACCTGGGTGCGTACGGCGACGGCGGCGCGATCACGACGAACGATGCCGCGCTTGCCGAGCGCGTCAATCTGTTGCGGCAGTACGGTTGGCGCGAACGCTACGCGAGCGACATCAAAGGGATGAACTCGCGGCTCGACGAAATGCAAGCCGCGATCCTACGCGTGAAACTGCGCCACCTCGATGCGTGGAACGCGGCGCGCCGCGAACGCGCGGCGCTCTACACAGAACTGCTGCGTACCGTCACGCCGCCGCGCGAAATGGCGTACGGACAAGCAGTGCATCATTTGTACGTGATTCAATCCACGCGCCGCGACGAACTCGGCGCGCATCTCAAAGCGCGCGGCATCGGCACGGCGATTCACTATCCGCAAATGATTCATCGCCAAGCCGCGTACAAAAACCTGGGTTATGGGCAAGGCAGTCTGCCCGTGTCTGAAAAACTTGAGCGCGCGATTTTATCGCTTCCGCTCTATCCCGAACTGCCGCTCGACGATGTACGCCTAGTGGCAAATGCAGTTAATCAGTTTGATAATTCGGTAGTGCGATAGTGTGATGGTGCGCTAGTGCGGTAGTTGAATCTTCCAGACTATCGCACTATCGTACTATCCAACTATTGCACTTGTCTTGGAGGATCCTTTGTCTCGTGAAACCCTCACCGCCTTGCTGTGGCTCATTCCCGCGATCCTGTTCAGCACGACTGGCGAATTATTTTTGAAACGCGGGATGAACGAAATCGGCGCGCTCGATTTCACCTCGGTCGGCACGATCATTCCCACCTTTTTGAGGATGGCGCTGAATTACAACTTGTGGCTTGGGTTCGCTGGGTTTATGGGCGGTTCGATCTTTTGGCTCTCGGTGATTTCGCGCGTGCCGCTCTCGCTGGCGTACCCGATGCTCGCGTTGAGTTACGTCATCGTCGTCATTGAGTCGTGGATCATTCTCGGCGAGGGCTTGCATCCGCTGCGACTCATCGGCTCCGTTGTCGTCGGTATCGGCGTCGCGCTCGTTGGGTTGAGCGGAGCGGAGCAGTGAGCGTTGACCGCCGCCGACTGACCGCCGACCGCCGTCTGCCTTTTGCTTTCGGCGGTCATTTGTTTGCGCCTATCGCGATCTATACTATTGTGCTCGTCGCGTTCTTTTTGCGCGTCTATCGTCTGGGCGACCAGAATGTTTGGTGGGACGAGGGCTGGAGCATCTGGCTTTCGCAAAAAGATTTTGCGTGGATCGCGTGGCGCACCGCGATGGACGAGCATCCGCCGCTCCATTACTGGTTGCTCCATTTTTGGAATTTCGTCGCGGGGACAAATGTGTTCGCGGGGCGATTCGTCTCGGTCGCGTTTGGCGTGCTTACGATTGCGTTGATCTATCGCATCGGCAACCTTGCGAAGGTTCTAAAACCTTCGCAAGGTTGGGTGGTTGGCATGCTCGCCGCGTTGTTTCTCGCCACCGCGCGGTTTCACATCTGGTGGTCGCAGGACATCAAGAATTATACGCCCTCGATTTTCTTTGCGTTTGTCGCGGTGTGGTTTGGAATTGAAAGTTGGAAATTGGAAGTTGGAAATTGGAGAGCGCGCCCAATCTGGCGACCCATCATCGCCTACGCGCTCTGCGCCGCGCTTGCAATGTGGACGCACTATCTCGCCGCGCTCGTTCTGATCGCGCTCAATCTCTACGCGGTCTTGGTCTTCGTCCGCGCATTTTACGTTTCACGTTTCGCGCATCGCGCATTTCCCAATTTGCCATTTGCCATTC
The sequence above is a segment of the Chloroflexota bacterium genome. Coding sequences within it:
- a CDS encoding DUF2079 domain-containing protein, with translation MTARKNYGLLIVLALMIAYSAYFSAYSIQLHNTFRTHASDMGQMDQALWNTLHGRILQDTRPNGQNLPRLTDHVEPIFLVLPIAFLIYDGIETLFVLQSIAIALGALPIFWIARRRLQSDWTGVAFAAMYLMYPALQAANLTEFHAITFAPAPLMFAFNYGEQRAWKRYVLFSLVALAVKEEVALLVFAMAVWFGIRNSKFKIQNSSARSRIANYELRITNYIPIAITAIALAWFLVAVFVIVPHFSPRGESVYVGRYTCASQAIRNPLTAIPDLVGCVLIPAKIEYVIELLASVGFLALLDPITLLVGAPSLVLNLLSSYAAQYSGAYHYSAPVAPYFVLAAIGGAARIQNSKFKIQNSLVIGLAFLIALGYHALAGYTPIGGAFVWHEVTEHQRTLSRFLKQIPPDARVSTTSSLFPHLSHREKLYRFPAILDAEYILLDVSQSNITNPVDYRENYQRALDQGFGIRDALDGYILLQRGVAQKQLPEGFYLFLRECNCALPQNVVTIDFENKVRLLGYDVLQDDWQRVYLRTYWARLSGLDNNFALFPFFPDEDGNPRADAQLPPLLVHFWYPTLQWRPDEAVIADTTPMDVGARAKIGVGVFFGATWDAPEFVLKPQTDLPISADGRWVLLGELVRDGKKYKVVK
- a CDS encoding glycosyltransferase family 39 protein, coding for MRRIARLTPPEIIILVAFGLRAFRLDWQSLWYDEAFSVYLAQFNLADITARTAVDIQPPLYYYLLHFWISLAGGSEFSVRFLSLVFGVLMIPLMFVAARRLFDRNAAWIAAIIAAFSSLYVWYSQEARMYTLLTFLLLLSSYALWRECEGKKGNKGNQRTEGNQGTRGNWGIVFAVANVAACYTHYFAFVIVAFQFLFTIYHLLFTHHVLRFARYFVAIFAAFLPWTPFVLARFGQDASYWRGALKLDEALRHIAISFTVGESVLENIAQPIAMGWLIVLMIGLGSWFLYRRSAVGGQWSSIIFSMLYLAVPLVLLLFLFSRNPKFNARYLMIASPAFFLLLAAGLAAVLRISQFAFYFDFRLFTPNLRLCREQYLHRPRIHQNRFSRCRSVHRKTHCARRSDHSHQRTLVSCVQLLLSRRRAPDPLAR
- a CDS encoding glycosyltransferase family 2 protein; the encoded protein is MKPSISVFFPCYNDAGTIPTMVIRAIQTLREITDTYEVIVVNDASPDDSARVLNELSCILPPEFRLITHPENRGYGGVLRTGIAAAKMDWIFYTDGDAQYDVRELKLLAEKISDDVDFINGWKIKRRDPLHRIWIGMAYQYFVKVMFGLKIRDVDCDFRLMRRAIFDVVQLESDTGSITFEMVKKAQDAGYRFVEVPVRHFYRQYGESQFFNFPRVARTLVALMRWWWRLVVKQEAVKEYRAKRASQMVESR
- a CDS encoding site-specific DNA-methyltransferase, with translation MKDMPLFVRTKQIENHFRVDAKIVLYHGAVEDFLVTLPDATAQLIITSPPYNLGKEYESRVSIEKYLETQSQVITQLCRVLRDDGSICWQVGNFVEDGEVYPLDIYYYGIFKKLGLALRNRIVWHFEHGLHASKRFSGRYETILWFTKSDRYVFNLDPVRVPSKYPGKRHFKGPNKGKPSGNPLGKNPSDIWQVVAQDWEEELWNIPNVKANHPEKTIHPCQFPIELVERCVLALTNEGDWVFDPYAGVGSTLIAAIKHNRRAMGSEKEKEYVDISHERIAAYFNGELKIRPLGKPVFVPTGTEKVAQIPDEWKNLAHKKLMEKKSAYKRARQK
- a CDS encoding restriction endonuclease, which produces MKIAQKYSHLNGEEYLIVHHKKLYDEIVQTIENVDARKVLTKVSQEKTMLGQLLYSPVELNKAFDDKLSKLGWKESRYQYYVTTDPKLMQTLIPLSYAEQKKLHESHGVKDPISSYKQTDFVKEQIAIEVQFGKYAFVAFDLFVKHLLFYSGGLINLGIEVLPTKKMQAKMSSGIAYFEGEVYNILRHGRNNPAVPLLILGIEPPELSEVK
- a CDS encoding NAD-dependent epimerase/dehydratase family protein, producing MDYSTTLTNKDCLITGGLGFVGSNLARRLVDLGARVTLVDSLIPEYGGNLFNIAGIEDKVRVNIADVRDEYSMDYLVQGRDYLFNLAGQTSHLDSMRDPYTDLEINCRAQLSILEACRKQNPRVKIVFTSTRQIYGKPDYLPVDERHLLHPTDVNGINKMAGEWYHILYNNVYGIRAVSLRMTNTYGPRMRVKDARQTFLGVWIKRLIDGEPIEIWGDGMQIRDFNYVDDFIDAMLFAATTDEVNGQIFNLGSEETINFRDLAELCIEINGGGSYTIIPYPADRKPIDIGDYYADYRKIRGKLGWTPRVNLRAGLKRTLDFYREHKERYW
- a CDS encoding DegT/DnrJ/EryC1/StrS family aminotransferase; this translates as MIPFFDLTKQYASIQSELDDAALRVMKSGWFILGPEVSAFEKEFAEYIGTHHTIGVGSGTEAIHLALLALGVGAGDEVITVPNTAVATVAAIELTGARAVLCDVLQDTMLMDVASLERAITPRTKAIIPVHLFGQSCDLDPIFELARAKNIRVLEDCAQAHGATYLGKRVGSLGDIAIFSFYPTKNLGAYGDGGAITTNDAALAERVNLLRQYGWRERYASDIKGMNSRLDEMQAAILRVKLRHLDAWNAARRERAALYTELLRTVTPPREMAYGQAVHHLYVIQSTRRDELGAHLKARGIGTAIHYPQMIHRQAAYKNLGYGQGSLPVSEKLERAILSLPLYPELPLDDVRLVANAVNQFDNSVVR
- a CDS encoding EamA family transporter; translated protein: MSRETLTALLWLIPAILFSTTGELFLKRGMNEIGALDFTSVGTIIPTFLRMALNYNLWLGFAGFMGGSIFWLSVISRVPLSLAYPMLALSYVIVVIESWIILGEGLHPLRLIGSVVVGIGVALVGLSGAEQ